CGACGGGTTTCCCCTCCTCGACCCTGGGATGACGGGTCCGTTTTTGGGGGGTTTCGCATGGCTACCTGTGAGGTTTGCGGCAACGACTACTGGGGGGCCTTCGAGGTCCGCACGGCCAGCGGGGCGGTGCACACCTTCGACTCCTTCGAGTGCGCCATCCACCGGATGGCGCCGATCTGCGAGCACTGCCAGATCAAGATCGCCGGCCACGGCGTCGAGGTCAACGGCCGCTTCTTCTGCTGCGCGCACTGCGCCCGCGCGGTGGAGGGCGCCCAGGGCGCGGAGGTCCGCGACGCGGTCGGCGCCCGCCCGTCCTGATGCCCGCCGGGCGGCGGGGCCGGCCGTAACCGGGCGGTAAGGGTCGAGCGGGCTCTCGTCTGATTAGCATCCGGCCATGCCCGCCACCAGATCGACGCTGCTGCCGCTCGCCCTGACCGCCGTCCTCGCCCTCGCCGGCTGCGCCGGGTCGGACCGGACCACCGACGAGGCGGCCCCCG
This sequence is a window from Micromonospora sp. NBRC 110009. Protein-coding genes within it:
- a CDS encoding Prokaryotic metallothionein, with amino-acid sequence MATCEVCGNDYWGAFEVRTASGAVHTFDSFECAIHRMAPICEHCQIKIAGHGVEVNGRFFCCAHCARAVEGAQGAEVRDAVGARPS